A portion of the Burkholderia sp. GAS332 genome contains these proteins:
- a CDS encoding Acetoin utilization deacetylase AcuC: MSKTAFFTDERTFWHTGGTHALFFPVGGWVQPPSSSGYAESPDSKRRLLALIQTSGLAASLEMQGAALATEEDLLRIHPRDYLNRFKALSDTTGGDLGDLAPFGKGSYEIAALSAGLAIGAIDAVLDKRASNAFSLSRPPGHHCLRDKPMGFCLLANIPVAIEAARAKHGVERVAVIDWDVHHGNGTQSIYYDDPNTLTISLHQDRCFPPGYSGADERGTGAGVGANVNIPLLPGGGHDAYLYAFERIVLPALDAFRPDLIVVASGLDASAVDPLARMLLHSESYRAMTQLMRDAAERHCGGRLVIVHEGGYSEAYVPFCGHAIVETLADVHTQVTDPMLDLAIAQQPNERFKAFQRGLIDELAGEFGLSKR, encoded by the coding sequence ATGAGCAAGACAGCATTTTTCACGGATGAACGCACCTTCTGGCATACAGGTGGCACGCATGCGTTGTTCTTTCCAGTCGGCGGCTGGGTGCAGCCGCCGTCGAGCAGCGGTTATGCGGAATCGCCCGATTCGAAACGCAGGCTGCTGGCGCTGATTCAAACCTCGGGGCTGGCGGCATCGCTTGAAATGCAAGGTGCGGCGCTTGCCACTGAAGAAGATTTGCTGCGCATTCATCCGCGCGACTATTTGAACCGCTTCAAGGCGCTCAGCGACACGACCGGCGGCGATCTGGGCGATCTCGCACCGTTCGGCAAGGGCAGCTATGAGATCGCCGCGCTGTCCGCGGGGCTCGCCATTGGCGCGATCGATGCCGTGCTCGACAAGCGGGCAAGCAATGCATTCTCGCTGTCGCGCCCGCCTGGCCATCACTGTCTGCGTGATAAGCCGATGGGCTTCTGCCTGCTGGCCAATATTCCAGTCGCGATCGAAGCGGCTCGTGCGAAGCATGGTGTGGAACGCGTCGCGGTGATCGACTGGGACGTCCACCACGGCAATGGCACGCAGTCGATCTACTACGACGATCCGAACACGCTGACGATTTCGCTGCATCAGGATCGCTGCTTTCCGCCGGGCTACAGCGGCGCGGACGAGCGCGGCACGGGTGCGGGCGTGGGGGCCAACGTGAATATTCCGTTGTTGCCGGGCGGCGGGCACGACGCCTATCTGTATGCGTTCGAGCGCATCGTGCTGCCCGCGCTCGACGCGTTCAGGCCGGATCTGATCGTCGTGGCGAGCGGGCTCGATGCGAGCGCGGTCGATCCGCTCGCGCGCATGCTGCTGCACAGCGAGAGCTATCGCGCGATGACGCAACTGATGCGCGATGCCGCCGAACGTCATTGCGGCGGGCGGCTGGTGATCGTGCACGAGGGCGGGTATTCGGAAGCTTATGTGCCGTTCTGCGGCCACGCGATCGTCGAAACGCTGGCGGACGTGCATACGCAAGTGACCGACCCGATGCTCGATCTGGCGATCGCGCAACAGCCTAACGAGCGTTTCAAGGCGTTTCAGCGCGGGTTGATCGATGAGTTGGCGGGTGAGTTCGGGCTGTCAAAGCGTTAA
- a CDS encoding Predicted arabinose efflux permease, MFS family, translating to MKTSSTSSFATAAVSATPMAAPREFATSTLLSLVVFAAITPLLLLVAPAVAAQLGGQLGLSASQIGTYFFVELGAFSCATLPSLLWLGRVDARRVAAIATAVFCIGNFATAVLMPGFVALLVLRALTALGGGTLMVLCMTSAATSGNRDRVYGLWVVGQLVAGALGLFVLPHLFDAFGLRALYVALAVLALIASPLTRGFDPALGGANGKQVQQAGSGVNGSSTGSTWFLATLVIGGVLAFYVAIGGVWTFASKAASLAGLDAGHTGELLAIASVMGIVGAACASFIGNRIARAAMLLTGYTILVAALLGLSAHPGSTGYAAAIFAFKFAWTFVLPFILAAAAKTDTSGRLIATLNFVIGAGLAVGPLIAGFLLDAGAGLNTLFQGAAVISAVSFVCLLRVERSGREV from the coding sequence ATGAAAACTTCTTCGACCTCCTCATTTGCCACGGCCGCGGTGTCCGCGACGCCTATGGCCGCGCCGCGCGAATTCGCGACGTCCACGCTGCTGTCGCTGGTGGTGTTCGCCGCCATAACGCCCTTGCTGCTGCTGGTCGCGCCGGCAGTGGCTGCGCAACTCGGCGGGCAACTCGGTTTGAGTGCATCGCAGATCGGCACGTATTTCTTTGTCGAACTCGGCGCGTTCAGCTGCGCGACCTTGCCCTCGCTCTTGTGGTTAGGTCGAGTCGACGCGCGCCGTGTCGCGGCGATTGCCACGGCGGTGTTCTGCATCGGCAATTTCGCTACCGCCGTGCTGATGCCGGGCTTCGTCGCCTTGCTGGTGCTGCGCGCGCTGACCGCGCTCGGCGGCGGCACGCTGATGGTGCTGTGCATGACGAGCGCGGCGACGAGCGGCAATCGTGACCGCGTGTATGGCTTGTGGGTGGTCGGTCAGCTGGTGGCCGGTGCGCTCGGTCTGTTCGTGCTGCCGCATTTGTTCGACGCGTTCGGTCTGCGCGCGCTGTACGTGGCGCTGGCCGTGCTCGCATTGATCGCGTCACCGCTCACGCGTGGCTTCGATCCGGCATTGGGTGGCGCCAACGGCAAGCAGGTGCAACAGGCAGGGTCCGGCGTGAACGGCAGCAGCACAGGCAGCACATGGTTTCTCGCGACGCTGGTGATCGGCGGTGTGCTTGCTTTCTATGTGGCGATCGGCGGCGTCTGGACGTTCGCGAGCAAGGCGGCGTCGCTTGCCGGACTCGACGCGGGACACACCGGCGAACTGCTGGCGATTGCGAGTGTGATGGGAATCGTCGGCGCGGCGTGCGCGTCGTTCATCGGCAACCGGATCGCGCGTGCCGCGATGCTGCTGACGGGTTACACAATTCTCGTCGCGGCCTTGCTCGGTCTGTCGGCGCATCCTGGATCGACGGGCTACGCCGCGGCGATCTTCGCCTTCAAATTTGCATGGACCTTCGTGCTGCCGTTCATCCTTGCCGCAGCCGCAAAAACCGATACGTCCGGGCGCTTGATCGCCACGCTGAACTTCGTGATCGGCGCGGGGCTCGCGGTCGGTCCGCTGATCGCCGGCTTTCTCCTCGACGCCGGCGCGGGACTCAATACGTTGTTTCAGGGCGCGGCTGTGATCAGCGCGGTGTCTTTCGTCTGCCTGCTGCGTGTCGAGCGCAGCGGGCGCGAAGTGTGA
- a CDS encoding Outer membrane protein (porin): MKRNESRRRSGRRKTFAALSVVAGFCAGTAHAQSSVTLYGLIDAGIQYRTNEDGQHSAVNLQNYGVLPSQIGLTGVEDLGGGLQAIFRLEQGLNVNDGTATVPGYAFFRGAYVGLTGTFGTVTLGRQFSVLFDRTVFYDPLLYAAYSGQGVLVPLSANFIDNSVKFKTADYGGFSAEALAATGGVAGNSRSGRVLEIGAQYGGNGYGISAALHRAQGTVSGDVDTSGLQQTIGTLAAHWDIATLSLYGGAERQTGSLAPSKTVAWGGARYQINNFFGLAGGVYQTWSNTPSVGHPTLFIASGTYALSKRTVAYVNLGYSRNSSESSQPVYEYDAAPLNGASQFGAMLGMYHTF; the protein is encoded by the coding sequence ATGAAACGAAACGAATCACGGCGGCGTAGCGGTCGACGAAAGACATTTGCGGCATTGAGTGTGGTGGCCGGCTTCTGCGCCGGGACTGCCCACGCGCAATCGAGTGTCACGCTGTACGGTTTGATCGACGCCGGCATTCAGTACCGCACGAACGAGGACGGCCAGCACAGCGCGGTCAACTTGCAGAACTATGGCGTGTTGCCGTCGCAGATCGGTTTGACGGGTGTGGAAGACCTGGGCGGCGGTCTGCAAGCGATCTTCCGTCTTGAGCAGGGTCTCAACGTGAATGACGGCACGGCCACGGTGCCTGGTTACGCTTTCTTTCGCGGTGCTTACGTCGGCTTGACCGGCACATTCGGCACCGTCACGCTCGGGCGGCAGTTCAGCGTGCTGTTCGATCGCACGGTGTTCTACGACCCGCTGCTGTACGCGGCGTATAGCGGGCAGGGGGTGCTGGTGCCGCTGTCGGCCAACTTCATCGACAACTCGGTGAAGTTCAAGACCGCCGACTACGGCGGTTTCAGTGCCGAAGCGTTGGCGGCGACCGGTGGTGTGGCCGGCAATTCGCGCTCGGGCCGGGTGCTGGAAATCGGCGCGCAATACGGCGGCAACGGCTATGGCATCAGCGCGGCGCTGCACCGGGCGCAAGGCACGGTGTCCGGGGATGTGGATACCTCGGGATTGCAGCAGACCATCGGCACCCTGGCCGCGCATTGGGACATCGCAACGCTTTCGCTGTATGGCGGCGCTGAGCGGCAAACCGGATCGCTCGCGCCCTCGAAAACCGTGGCGTGGGGCGGGGCGCGCTATCAGATCAATAATTTCTTCGGTCTTGCGGGCGGTGTCTATCAGACCTGGTCGAACACGCCGAGCGTCGGGCATCCAACGCTGTTCATCGCAAGCGGCACCTATGCGCTGTCAAAGCGCACGGTGGCGTATGTGAATCTCGGCTACTCGCGCAACAGCAGTGAAAGCTCGCAGCCGGTCTATGAGTACGACGCAGCGCCGCTCAACGGCGCCTCGCAGTTCGGCGCGATGCTCGGTATGTATCACACGTTCTGA
- a CDS encoding transcriptional regulator, LuxR family — translation MTVTADPKRVIDQWGEMPPAIPLDDYAGAPLEQRSADFEGTLSGNGTAARGLSLFLLDLYALANRTGIGEFEHGFFRLLSQHLPFDAGWTGVTTHTANGPVMHNSFVYGLPGEFFTDWQRVRDCDPLALGSMNRYGRALEVSIVAPGIDPRFRNWAIKYGLAQLMVVSALDHRFGLATFLSVYRRALDKPFSAADAQTLEDVIPHLSAALTINRSFQLTRERGEGVSTPARAICDGFGAVHQADKAFETILRSEWPTYQNQHLPAPLIAHLHADTGQPYVGETVTVSCSPVVGLFQLEARQRSPLDRLSPRELSAIKLYGDGLSHKEVAQRMAISPTTVRHYLRCAYKKLGMHDKSQIPWLLGLRDNAAANAPAPGQGD, via the coding sequence GTGACAGTCACCGCAGACCCAAAGCGGGTTATCGACCAGTGGGGTGAAATGCCCCCTGCCATTCCGCTCGACGACTACGCAGGCGCACCGCTCGAACAGCGCAGCGCCGACTTCGAAGGCACGTTGTCCGGCAATGGCACCGCGGCGCGTGGCCTGAGCCTTTTCCTGCTCGACCTCTATGCGCTCGCCAACCGCACCGGCATCGGCGAGTTCGAGCACGGCTTTTTCCGCCTGCTCTCGCAGCATTTACCGTTCGACGCCGGCTGGACCGGCGTGACAACGCACACGGCCAACGGTCCGGTGATGCACAACAGCTTCGTCTATGGCTTGCCGGGCGAGTTCTTTACCGACTGGCAGCGCGTGCGCGACTGCGACCCGCTCGCACTCGGCTCGATGAACCGCTACGGCCGCGCGCTGGAAGTGTCGATCGTGGCGCCCGGCATCGATCCGCGCTTTCGCAACTGGGCCATCAAATACGGGCTCGCGCAATTGATGGTGGTGTCGGCGCTCGATCATCGCTTCGGGCTCGCGACCTTTCTCTCGGTGTATCGCCGCGCGCTCGACAAACCGTTCTCCGCGGCGGACGCGCAAACGCTGGAGGATGTGATTCCGCACTTAAGCGCGGCGCTGACAATCAACCGCTCGTTTCAATTGACGCGCGAGCGCGGCGAAGGCGTCTCAACGCCGGCACGGGCGATCTGCGACGGTTTCGGTGCCGTGCACCAGGCGGATAAAGCGTTCGAAACCATCCTGCGCAGCGAGTGGCCGACCTATCAGAACCAGCATCTGCCGGCGCCGCTGATCGCGCATCTGCATGCGGACACGGGCCAGCCGTATGTCGGCGAAACGGTGACGGTGAGTTGCTCGCCGGTGGTCGGCCTGTTTCAGCTGGAAGCGCGCCAGCGCTCGCCGCTCGACCGTTTGAGTCCGCGCGAACTGAGTGCGATCAAGCTGTACGGCGACGGCCTCTCACACAAGGAAGTCGCGCAACGCATGGCGATTTCACCCACCACCGTGCGCCACTATCTGCGCTGCGCTTACAAGAAGCTCGGCATGCACGACAAAAGCCAGATTCCGTGGCTGCTCGGGCTCAGGGACAACGCTGCTGCAAACGCCCCGGCGCCCGGCCAGGGCGATTGA
- a CDS encoding homoprotocatechuate degradation operon regulator, HpaR, with amino-acid sequence MSASASTRVLHRNLPMLLLRAREKMMERFRPLITAHGLTEQQWRVIRALNEHGPMEPRHISDICTISSPSMAGVLARMESMELITKERFAEDQRRVLVSLTDTSVDLVRVISKDLEAHYRELERKVGPEIVERVYHAVDDLLAGLEEEDE; translated from the coding sequence ATGTCCGCTTCCGCTTCTACCCGAGTTTTGCACCGCAACCTGCCGATGTTGTTGCTGCGCGCCAGAGAAAAAATGATGGAGCGCTTCCGCCCATTGATTACCGCGCACGGACTGACCGAACAGCAATGGCGCGTGATTCGCGCGCTCAATGAGCACGGTCCGATGGAGCCGCGTCACATTTCCGATATCTGCACGATTTCGAGCCCGAGCATGGCCGGCGTGCTCGCGCGCATGGAAAGCATGGAGCTGATAACCAAGGAGCGTTTCGCGGAAGACCAGCGCCGCGTGCTGGTGTCGCTCACTGACACGAGTGTGGATCTGGTGCGGGTGATTTCGAAGGATCTCGAAGCGCACTATCGCGAGTTGGAGCGCAAGGTCGGGCCGGAAATCGTCGAGCGCGTGTATCACGCGGTCGACGATCTGCTTGCCGGCCTCGAAGAAGAGGACGAGTGA
- a CDS encoding 5-carboxy-2-oxohept-3-enedioate decarboxylase HpaG1 subunit: protein MFSLADHLLHLEGDALPRDVDAHTVAALLARGVACRAPISGAVYGTLLNDRAALEALGDAVHAAPYKAPPKAPVLYLKPRNTFAGHRARVVVPDNALGVEVGASLGIVIGRTATRVSAGQAFEYVAGYTLVADLSVPHASVYRPSVRFRARDGFCVIGPAVVAARHVAAPDDLTIKVALAGREVFTARTASSVRKVAQLIADVTDFMTLNAGDVITLGVPHGSPVAHIGDTATLSIGGLPPLEVSFVGAEEQDGEQQ from the coding sequence ATGTTTTCACTTGCCGATCACCTGCTGCATCTGGAAGGCGACGCGCTGCCTCGCGACGTGGATGCGCACACCGTCGCCGCGCTGCTCGCACGCGGCGTGGCCTGCCGCGCGCCGATTTCCGGTGCTGTCTACGGAACGCTGCTGAACGACCGCGCCGCGCTGGAAGCATTGGGCGACGCCGTGCATGCCGCCCCGTATAAAGCACCGCCCAAAGCGCCCGTTCTGTATCTGAAGCCGCGCAATACATTCGCCGGTCATCGCGCCCGTGTTGTTGTGCCTGACAACGCATTGGGTGTGGAAGTCGGCGCTTCGCTGGGTATCGTGATTGGCCGCACTGCAACACGCGTCAGTGCAGGGCAGGCGTTCGAGTACGTCGCCGGCTACACGCTGGTCGCCGATCTGAGCGTGCCGCACGCGAGCGTGTACCGGCCGTCGGTGCGGTTCCGGGCGCGCGACGGCTTTTGCGTGATCGGACCGGCAGTGGTTGCAGCGCGTCATGTTGCTGCGCCGGACGATCTGACGATCAAGGTTGCGCTTGCCGGACGTGAGGTCTTCACGGCGAGAACCGCCTCGTCGGTACGCAAGGTGGCGCAGTTGATTGCGGACGTCACCGACTTCATGACACTTAACGCGGGTGACGTCATTACGCTTGGCGTGCCTCATGGTTCGCCGGTTGCCCATATCGGCGACACGGCCACGCTATCGATTGGCGGATTGCCGCCCCTCGAGGTGTCGTTTGTCGGTGCAGAAGAACAAGATGGAGAACAGCAATGA
- a CDS encoding 5-carboxy-2-oxohept-3-enedioate decarboxylase HpaG2 subunit, with the protein MMRGRVAYAGAIHEAYPDAKGVRLADGRVRREDEVVWLAPIEVGTIFALGLNYAEHAKELQFNKQEEPLVFLKGPGTVIGHRGFTRRPADVTFMHYECELAVVIGQTAQNIKRDNAMQHVSGYMIANDYAIRDYLENYYRPNLRVKNRDGGTVLGPWFVDAADVEDVTQLELRTFVNGTRQQHGNTRDLVTDIPALIEYLSSFMTLAPGDVILTGTPEGIVNVNAGDEVVCEIDGLGRLVNTIASDADFGRA; encoded by the coding sequence ATGATGCGCGGCCGTGTTGCGTATGCAGGGGCGATTCACGAAGCCTATCCGGACGCCAAGGGCGTACGCCTCGCCGATGGGCGCGTGCGTCGTGAGGATGAAGTGGTGTGGCTCGCGCCGATCGAGGTCGGCACGATCTTCGCGCTCGGCTTGAACTACGCGGAGCATGCGAAGGAATTGCAGTTCAACAAGCAGGAAGAGCCTCTGGTCTTTCTCAAAGGCCCGGGCACGGTCATCGGTCACCGAGGCTTCACGCGCCGCCCCGCCGACGTCACCTTCATGCACTACGAGTGCGAGCTGGCTGTCGTGATCGGGCAAACCGCGCAGAACATCAAGCGCGACAACGCCATGCAGCATGTGTCCGGCTACATGATCGCCAACGACTACGCGATCCGCGACTACCTGGAAAACTATTACCGCCCCAACTTGCGCGTGAAGAACCGCGACGGCGGCACGGTGCTCGGCCCCTGGTTCGTCGATGCCGCCGATGTCGAAGACGTCACGCAACTCGAATTGCGCACGTTTGTGAACGGCACGCGGCAGCAACACGGCAACACGCGCGATCTCGTCACCGATATCCCCGCGTTGATCGAATACCTGAGCAGCTTTATGACGCTCGCACCTGGCGACGTGATTCTGACCGGTACGCCGGAAGGCATCGTCAACGTCAATGCGGGCGACGAAGTGGTCTGTGAAATCGACGGCCTTGGCCGTCTCGTCAATACGATTGCATCGGACGCGGACTTCGGCCGCGCCTGA
- a CDS encoding 5-carboxymethyl-2-hydroxymuconate semialdehyde dehydrogenase, which yields MRIDHLINGKSSAAKDYFETVNPATQDVLAEVARGGAEEVDAAVRAAKEAFPAWAGKPAAERAKIIRKLGELIAKNVPDISETETKDTGQTISQTRKQLVPRAADNFTYFAEMCTRVDGHTYPTDTHLNYTLFHPVGVCALISPWNVPFMTATWKVAPCLAFGNTAVLKMSELSPLTASMLGNLALEAGIPAGVLNVVHGFGKDTGEPLVAHPDVHAVSFTGSTATGNRIVQTAGLKKFSMELGGKSPFVIFDDADFERALDAAVFMIFSNNGERCTAGSRILVQRSIYARFAERFVERAKRLTVGDPLADSTIVGPMISQGHLAKVRSYIELGPKEGATLACGGLDAPDLPDAMRKGNFVQPTVFVDVDNRMRIAQEEIFGPVACLIPFDDEADAIKLANDISYGLSSYIWTESTGRALRVAAAVQAGMCFVNSQNVRDLRQPFGGTKASGVGREGGTWSYEVFLEPKNVCVSLGSHHIPRWGV from the coding sequence ATGCGAATCGACCATCTGATCAACGGCAAATCGAGCGCCGCGAAAGACTACTTCGAGACCGTCAATCCGGCGACCCAGGACGTGCTCGCGGAAGTCGCCCGCGGCGGTGCGGAAGAAGTCGACGCCGCCGTGCGCGCGGCCAAAGAAGCGTTTCCGGCATGGGCCGGCAAACCCGCTGCGGAACGTGCAAAAATCATTCGCAAGCTCGGCGAGTTGATCGCGAAGAATGTACCGGACATCTCCGAGACCGAGACGAAGGACACCGGCCAGACGATCTCGCAGACGCGCAAGCAGCTCGTGCCGCGCGCCGCCGACAACTTCACCTATTTCGCGGAGATGTGCACGCGCGTCGATGGTCATACGTATCCCACCGATACGCATCTGAACTACACGCTGTTTCATCCGGTCGGCGTCTGCGCGCTGATCTCGCCGTGGAACGTGCCGTTCATGACGGCAACATGGAAAGTCGCACCCTGTCTCGCGTTCGGCAATACCGCCGTGCTGAAGATGAGCGAACTGTCGCCGCTGACCGCCTCGATGCTCGGCAATCTCGCCCTCGAAGCCGGGATTCCCGCGGGCGTGCTGAACGTCGTGCACGGCTTCGGCAAGGACACCGGCGAACCGCTGGTGGCACACCCGGACGTGCATGCGGTGTCGTTCACCGGCTCGACGGCAACCGGCAACCGCATCGTGCAAACGGCCGGTCTGAAAAAGTTTTCGATGGAACTCGGCGGCAAGTCGCCCTTCGTAATTTTCGACGACGCCGATTTCGAGCGCGCGCTCGATGCCGCCGTGTTCATGATCTTCTCGAACAACGGCGAGCGCTGCACGGCGGGGTCGCGCATTCTGGTGCAACGCTCGATTTACGCGCGCTTTGCCGAGCGTTTCGTCGAGCGCGCGAAACGCTTGACGGTGGGCGATCCGCTGGCTGACAGCACGATCGTTGGCCCGATGATCAGCCAGGGGCACCTGGCCAAAGTGCGCAGCTACATCGAGTTGGGTCCGAAAGAAGGCGCGACGCTCGCGTGCGGCGGACTCGATGCCCCCGACTTGCCCGACGCCATGCGCAAAGGCAACTTTGTTCAGCCGACGGTGTTCGTCGACGTCGACAACCGCATGCGGATCGCGCAGGAAGAGATCTTCGGCCCGGTCGCCTGCCTGATTCCGTTCGACGACGAAGCCGACGCGATCAAACTCGCCAACGACATCTCCTACGGTTTGTCGAGCTACATCTGGACCGAGAGCACCGGCCGCGCGTTGCGCGTCGCCGCAGCCGTCCAGGCGGGCATGTGCTTCGTCAACAGCCAGAACGTGCGCGATCTGCGCCAACCGTTCGGCGGCACGAAAGCATCGGGTGTGGGCCGCGAAGGCGGCACGTGGAGCTACGAGGTGTTCCTCGAGCCCAAGAACGTGTGCGTATCGCTCGGCTCGCATCACATTCCGCGCTGGGGCGTCTGA
- a CDS encoding 3,4-dihydroxyphenylacetate 2,3-dioxygenase → MGKLALAAKVTHVPSLYLSELDGAHKGCRQPAIDGHHEIGRRCRELGVDTIVVFDVHWLVNSEYHINCAPKFEGVYTSNELPHFIKNMPYAYPGNVGLGDLIAEVANEMGVKSRAHSETTLELEYGTLVPMRYMNSDQHFKTVSVAGWCMWHDLETSARFGLAVRKAIEERYDGTVAILASGSLSHHFADNGTAEQFMHKVWSPFLEQMDRRVVELWEAGDWKTFCEMLPLYNEKCWGEGGMHDTAMLLGALGWDRYDGKVEVVTPYFGSSGTGQINAIFPVTPLPA, encoded by the coding sequence ATGGGCAAACTCGCGTTGGCAGCAAAAGTCACTCACGTCCCGTCGTTGTATCTGTCCGAACTCGACGGTGCGCACAAGGGCTGCCGTCAGCCCGCAATCGACGGCCATCATGAAATCGGCCGCCGTTGCCGGGAATTGGGTGTGGACACGATCGTCGTATTCGACGTGCATTGGCTGGTGAACAGCGAATACCACATCAATTGCGCACCGAAGTTCGAAGGTGTCTATACGAGCAACGAACTGCCGCACTTCATCAAGAACATGCCGTACGCGTATCCCGGCAATGTCGGGCTCGGCGATCTGATCGCGGAAGTCGCCAACGAGATGGGCGTCAAGAGCCGCGCGCACAGCGAGACCACGCTCGAACTCGAATACGGCACGCTGGTGCCCATGCGCTATATGAATAGCGATCAGCACTTCAAGACCGTTTCGGTAGCCGGCTGGTGCATGTGGCACGACCTCGAAACCAGCGCGCGTTTCGGCCTCGCGGTACGCAAGGCCATCGAGGAACGTTACGACGGCACCGTGGCGATTCTGGCGAGCGGGTCATTGAGCCACCACTTCGCCGACAACGGCACCGCCGAGCAGTTCATGCACAAGGTGTGGAGCCCGTTTCTCGAACAGATGGACCGCAGGGTGGTCGAGTTGTGGGAAGCAGGCGACTGGAAAACCTTCTGCGAGATGCTGCCGCTCTATAACGAGAAATGCTGGGGCGAAGGCGGCATGCACGACACTGCGATGCTGCTCGGCGCACTCGGTTGGGATCGTTACGACGGCAAGGTTGAAGTCGTCACGCCGTATTTCGGCAGTTCGGGCACCGGTCAGATCAATGCGATCTTCCCGGTGACGCCCCTGCCCGCTTAA
- a CDS encoding 5-carboxymethyl-2-hydroxymuconate isomerase, which translates to MPHLTLEYSANLADEASIGQLCTSLVACLDAQRENDQRVFPLGGIRVRALRCEQYCIADGRPDAAFLHANLKIAAGRSDAAKKATGDALFDAIKQHFAAEFEKHGLALSLEINEFSEAGTWKHNNLHARLKA; encoded by the coding sequence GTGCCACATTTGACCCTCGAATACAGCGCTAATCTTGCTGATGAAGCAAGCATTGGGCAGCTTTGCACATCGCTCGTGGCTTGCCTCGACGCGCAGCGCGAGAACGACCAACGCGTTTTTCCGCTCGGCGGCATCCGCGTGCGCGCCTTGCGTTGCGAGCAGTACTGCATTGCTGACGGACGACCCGACGCCGCCTTCCTGCATGCGAACTTGAAGATCGCCGCGGGCCGCTCGGACGCCGCAAAAAAGGCGACCGGAGACGCGCTGTTTGATGCGATCAAACAGCACTTCGCGGCTGAGTTTGAGAAACACGGCTTGGCGTTGTCGCTGGAGATCAATGAATTCAGCGAAGCCGGCACGTGGAAACACAACAATTTGCACGCACGGCTTAAGGCCTGA
- a CDS encoding 2-oxohept-3-enedioate hydratase, whose amino-acid sequence MLDEQTIRNLAAELDNAEKTRTQLRHFSARYPGMTVEDGYAIQREWVKLKLAEGHVIKGRKIGLTSRAMQRSSQIDEPDYAPLLDSMFIESGQDIRADRFIAPRVEVELAFVLSKPLKGPGVTLFDVLDATAYVTPAVEIIDARIEQFDRETKAPRKVYDTISDFAANAGIVLGGRPVRPMDVDLRWVGALLYKNGAVEESGLAAAVLNHPATGVAWLANKIAPYDEGLNANDVILSGSFTSPIPARAGDTFHVDYGPLGGIGLNFI is encoded by the coding sequence ATGCTAGACGAACAGACAATCCGCAATCTTGCGGCGGAACTCGACAACGCCGAGAAAACGCGCACCCAGTTGCGCCACTTCTCGGCCAGGTATCCCGGGATGACGGTAGAAGACGGGTACGCGATTCAGCGCGAGTGGGTGAAGCTCAAACTGGCCGAAGGCCATGTAATCAAGGGCCGCAAGATCGGCCTGACCTCACGCGCGATGCAGCGTTCGTCCCAGATCGACGAACCTGACTACGCGCCGCTGCTCGACAGCATGTTCATCGAAAGCGGGCAGGACATCCGCGCCGACCGCTTCATTGCGCCGCGCGTGGAAGTCGAACTGGCCTTCGTATTGAGCAAACCCTTGAAGGGCCCTGGCGTCACGCTATTCGACGTTCTGGATGCCACCGCTTACGTGACACCTGCGGTGGAGATTATCGACGCGCGCATTGAACAATTCGACCGCGAGACGAAGGCGCCGCGCAAGGTGTACGACACCATCTCGGACTTCGCGGCCAATGCCGGGATTGTATTGGGTGGCCGTCCGGTGCGTCCGATGGACGTCGACCTTCGTTGGGTTGGCGCATTGCTTTACAAGAACGGCGCCGTGGAAGAAAGCGGACTCGCTGCCGCGGTGCTGAATCACCCTGCCACGGGCGTTGCATGGCTCGCGAACAAGATCGCCCCGTACGATGAAGGACTGAACGCGAACGACGTGATTCTGAGCGGCTCGTTCACGAGTCCGATCCCGGCGCGCGCGGGCGACACGTTCCACGTCGACTATGGCCCGCTCGGCGGCATTGGTTTGAATTTCATTTGA